From the genome of Pseudomonas yamanorum, one region includes:
- the dapC gene encoding succinyldiaminopimelate transaminase, which produces MNNALNQLQPYPFEKLRVLLGSVTPNPDKRPIALSIGEPKHKSPQFVADALANNLDQMAVYPTTLGIPALREAIGAWCERRFSVPKGWLDPARNILPVNGTREALFAFTQTVVNRGDDALVVSPNPFYQIYEGAAFLAGAKPHYLPCLDENGFNPDFDAVSPDIWKRCQILFLCSPGNPTGALIPVDTLKKLIALADEYDFVIAADECYSELYFDEQTPPPGLLSACVELSRQDFKRCVVFHSLSKRSNLPGLRSGFVAGDAEILKGFLLYRTYHGCAMPVQTQLASIAAWQDEAHVQANRDLYREKFDAVLAILKPVLDVQNPDGGFYLWPNVKGDDAAFCRDLFVEEHVTVVPGSYLSREVDGVNPGAGRVRLALVAPLAECVEAATRIRDFITRNK; this is translated from the coding sequence ATGAACAATGCCCTGAACCAACTGCAGCCCTACCCGTTCGAGAAATTGCGCGTCCTGCTGGGCAGCGTCACACCGAACCCGGACAAGCGTCCGATCGCCCTCTCCATCGGCGAACCGAAGCATAAATCTCCGCAGTTCGTCGCCGACGCGCTGGCCAACAACCTGGACCAGATGGCGGTGTACCCCACCACCCTGGGCATTCCCGCCCTGCGCGAAGCCATTGGCGCCTGGTGCGAACGTCGTTTCAGCGTGCCCAAGGGCTGGCTGGACCCGGCGCGCAATATCCTGCCGGTGAACGGCACCCGTGAAGCGTTGTTCGCCTTCACCCAGACCGTGGTCAACCGTGGCGATGACGCGCTGGTGGTCAGCCCAAACCCGTTCTACCAGATCTACGAAGGCGCGGCGTTCCTCGCCGGAGCCAAGCCGCACTACCTGCCGTGCCTGGATGAAAACGGCTTCAACCCGGATTTCGACGCCGTATCGCCGGACATCTGGAAACGCTGCCAGATCCTGTTCCTGTGCTCGCCAGGCAACCCGACCGGTGCACTGATTCCCGTCGACACCCTGAAAAAGCTGATCGCCCTGGCCGACGAATACGACTTCGTAATCGCCGCCGACGAGTGCTACAGCGAGTTGTACTTCGACGAACAAACCCCGCCGCCGGGCCTGCTCAGCGCCTGCGTCGAGCTGAGTCGCCAGGATTTCAAGCGCTGCGTGGTGTTCCACAGCCTGTCCAAACGCTCCAACCTGCCGGGCCTGCGTTCGGGCTTTGTGGCCGGCGACGCCGAAATCCTCAAGGGCTTTTTGCTGTACCGCACCTACCACGGTTGCGCGATGCCGGTGCAAACCCAACTGGCGAGCATTGCCGCCTGGCAGGACGAAGCCCACGTGCAGGCCAACCGCGATCTGTACCGGGAGAAGTTCGATGCCGTACTGGCGATCCTGAAGCCGGTGCTGGACGTGCAAAACCCCGACGGTGGCTTCTACCTGTGGCCGAACGTGAAGGGCGACGACGCGGCGTTCTGCCGTGACTTGTTCGTGGAAGAACACGTGACCGTGGTACCAGGCTCGTACCTGTCGCGGGAAGTGGACGGGGTCAACCCGGGCGCCGGGCGTGTGCGCCTGGCGCTGGTCGCGCCGTTGGCGGAGTGCGTGGAAGCGGCGACGCGGATTCGCGACTTTATTACCCGCAATAAATAA
- the tcdA gene encoding tRNA cyclic N6-threonylcarbamoyladenosine(37) synthase TcdA translates to MSTEDPRFAGVARLYGIEGLERLKAAHVAIVGVGGVGSWAAEAIARCGVGEISLFDLDDVCVSNSNRQLHALDSTVGKAKVEVMAERLKGINLDCTVHAVADFVTRETMAEYITPNIDCVIDCIDSVNAKAALIAWCKRRKIQIITTGGAGGQIDPTLIQVCDLNRTFNDPLASKVRSTLRRDYGFSRTVTRHYSVPCVFSTEQLRYPKPDGSICLQKSFVGDGVKLDCAGGFGAVMMVTATFGMVAATKAVDKIVAGVRRPADRVQAAPISAP, encoded by the coding sequence ATGAGTACAGAAGATCCACGGTTTGCCGGCGTCGCCCGCTTGTATGGCATTGAAGGCCTGGAACGCTTGAAGGCGGCCCATGTGGCCATCGTCGGCGTGGGCGGGGTGGGCTCGTGGGCGGCGGAAGCCATCGCCCGTTGTGGGGTGGGCGAGATTTCGCTGTTTGACCTGGATGATGTGTGCGTCAGCAACAGCAACCGCCAGTTGCATGCGCTGGACAGCACGGTGGGCAAGGCCAAGGTCGAGGTCATGGCCGAGCGCCTGAAGGGCATCAACCTGGATTGCACCGTGCACGCGGTGGCGGATTTCGTCACTCGCGAGACGATGGCCGAGTACATCACGCCCAATATCGATTGCGTGATCGACTGCATCGACAGTGTGAACGCCAAGGCCGCGCTGATCGCCTGGTGCAAGCGGCGCAAGATCCAGATCATCACCACTGGCGGCGCGGGTGGGCAGATTGATCCGACGCTGATTCAGGTGTGTGATTTGAACCGTACGTTCAATGACCCGCTGGCGTCGAAAGTGCGCTCCACCCTGCGCCGCGACTACGGCTTCTCGCGCACCGTGACCCGCCATTACAGCGTGCCCTGCGTATTTTCCACCGAACAGCTGCGTTATCCAAAGCCGGACGGCAGCATCTGTTTGCAGAAGAGTTTTGTCGGGGATGGCGTGAAACTGGACTGCGCCGGTGGGTTTGGCGCGGTGATGATGGTCACCGCGACCTTCGGCATGGTGGCGGCGACCAAGGCGGTAGACAAGATTGTGGCCGGGGTGCGCCGGCCTGCTGACAGAGTTCAGGCAGCACCGATCTCTGCACCCTGA
- a CDS encoding SufE family protein, whose translation MSLPPEAVVALEAFQAIGSWEQRARLLMQWGERLPALPDEDKVDVNLVQGCESLVWLVGRLQDGHWQFAASSDARLIRGLVALLLARVNGVSAAELHAVDLPGWFEQLGLSRQLSPSRSNGLNAVLQRMRQLSLTQN comes from the coding sequence ATGAGCTTGCCGCCGGAGGCCGTTGTCGCGCTGGAAGCGTTCCAGGCAATCGGCAGTTGGGAGCAACGAGCCCGCCTGCTGATGCAATGGGGCGAGCGGCTGCCCGCCTTGCCGGACGAAGACAAGGTAGACGTCAACCTGGTGCAGGGCTGTGAAAGCCTGGTGTGGCTGGTGGGGCGCTTGCAGGATGGGCATTGGCAGTTTGCCGCCAGCAGCGATGCACGGCTGATACGCGGGCTGGTGGCGTTGTTGCTGGCGCGGGTCAACGGTGTGTCTGCTGCCGAACTGCACGCCGTCGACTTGCCCGGCTGGTTTGAACAACTGGGCCTGTCGCGGCAGTTATCGCCGTCGCGCAGCAATGGGTTGAATGCAGTGCTGCAGCGCATGCGGCAGCTGAGCCTCACACAAAACTGA
- a CDS encoding Na+/H+ antiporter: protein MQTAYTVLILLMLVSVSRLVGRIIPLPLPLVQIAAGALLAWPTLGLHVALDPELFLFLFLPPLLFSDGWRMPKRELWRLRGSILTLAVGLVLFTVVGAGYFIHWLLPSIPLPVAFALAAVLSPTDAVAVSAISQNRLPTPLMHMLQGEALMNDASGLVTFKFALVAAVTGVFSLANASLTFVLVAVGGLAIGVALSWLVGRLRSWMIARGWDDPATHVVFMLLLPFAAYVLAERLGASGILSAVAAGMMQSWLDLLPRQTSTRLLNRSVWSLLEFAFNGLIFLLLGLQLPDIIKAVVSHEPTLWPTLLYRCLDVVAIFLVLVVLRFIWVQSIWRLSGLLRRIRGKSELTLVPTARSCWLLTVGGVRGAVTLAGVMSVPLLLAPGQDFPERDLLIFIAAGVILLSLVAACIALPLLLRGIEKSPDEKRHNEVREAWKKTAVAAIHALETEDPAEAAPLDAAQAALATELKARLMSEYRHQLEVFNDSAEAQALAFQMDQLERKLRLKALRAQRLELYSLSRHHQIGDDVLREVLADLDMSEANLGHIK, encoded by the coding sequence ATGCAAACCGCCTACACCGTACTTATCCTGCTGATGCTGGTCAGCGTTTCGCGCCTCGTCGGGCGCATCATCCCACTGCCGTTGCCACTGGTGCAGATCGCCGCCGGCGCCTTGTTGGCCTGGCCGACCCTAGGCCTGCATGTAGCCCTCGATCCCGAGTTGTTTCTCTTCCTGTTTCTGCCGCCGCTGCTGTTCTCCGATGGCTGGCGTATGCCCAAGCGTGAATTGTGGCGCCTGCGCGGGTCGATCCTGACGCTGGCGGTGGGCCTGGTGCTATTCACCGTGGTCGGTGCCGGTTACTTCATTCACTGGCTGTTGCCGAGTATCCCACTGCCGGTGGCCTTCGCCCTGGCGGCCGTGTTGTCGCCGACGGATGCGGTGGCGGTGTCAGCCATTTCCCAGAATCGTCTGCCAACACCGCTGATGCATATGCTTCAGGGCGAGGCGCTGATGAATGACGCCTCGGGCCTGGTGACCTTCAAGTTCGCCCTGGTGGCGGCGGTGACCGGGGTGTTTTCCCTGGCGAATGCCAGCCTGACATTTGTGCTGGTGGCCGTCGGTGGCCTGGCCATTGGCGTGGCCTTGAGCTGGCTGGTGGGCCGCTTGCGGTCCTGGATGATCGCCCGGGGCTGGGACGACCCGGCGACGCACGTGGTATTCATGTTGCTGCTGCCGTTTGCTGCCTACGTGCTGGCCGAACGCCTTGGCGCCTCGGGCATCTTGTCGGCGGTGGCCGCGGGGATGATGCAAAGCTGGCTCGACCTGCTGCCGCGCCAGACCAGCACCCGGTTGCTCAACCGCAGTGTCTGGTCGCTGCTGGAGTTTGCGTTTAACGGTTTGATCTTCCTGCTGCTGGGCCTGCAATTGCCGGACATTATCAAGGCGGTGGTGAGTCACGAGCCGACGCTGTGGCCGACCTTGTTGTATCGCTGCCTGGACGTGGTCGCGATTTTCCTGGTGCTGGTGGTGTTGCGGTTTATCTGGGTGCAGAGCATCTGGCGACTGTCGGGTTTATTGCGCCGGATTCGTGGGAAAAGTGAGCTGACACTGGTGCCCACCGCGCGGTCTTGCTGGCTGTTGACCGTCGGTGGGGTACGCGGTGCCGTGACCCTGGCCGGTGTGATGTCGGTACCGTTACTGCTTGCGCCGGGGCAGGACTTCCCCGAGCGCGACCTGCTGATCTTCATCGCCGCCGGTGTGATCCTGCTGTCGTTGGTCGCGGCCTGCATCGCTTTGCCGCTGCTGTTACGCGGCATCGAGAAGAGTCCGGATGAGAAACGCCACAATGAAGTGCGCGAGGCCTGGAAGAAGACCGCCGTGGCTGCTATCCATGCACTCGAAACCGAAGATCCCGCTGAAGCTGCACCTCTGGATGCCGCCCAGGCAGCCTTGGCCACCGAGCTCAAGGCGCGGTTGATGTCGGAGTATCGTCATCAATTGGAGGTGTTCAATGATTCGGCCGAAGCCCAGGCGCTGGCGTTTCAGATGGACCAACTGGAGCGCAAGTTGCGGCTCAAGGCCCTGCGGGCGCAGCGTCTGGAGCTGTATAGCCTGAGCCGTCACCACCAGATTGGTGATGACGTGCTACGGGAGGTGTTGGCGGATCTGGATATGAGCGAGGCGAATCTGGGTCATATCAAATAA
- a CDS encoding ArsC family reductase, with protein sequence MTASSKTLHLFGIKACDTMKKARTWLDEHAIQYEFHDYKTAGIDREHLTQWCNEHGWQVVLNRAGTTFRKLEDERKADLDQAKAIELMLAQPSMIKRPVLDLGDKTLIGFKPDSYSAALK encoded by the coding sequence TTGACCGCTTCAAGCAAAACGTTGCACCTTTTCGGCATAAAAGCCTGCGACACCATGAAAAAGGCGCGCACCTGGCTCGACGAGCACGCTATCCAGTATGAGTTTCATGACTACAAAACGGCCGGTATCGACCGCGAACACTTGACCCAATGGTGCAATGAGCACGGTTGGCAGGTGGTTTTGAACCGTGCGGGCACCACCTTTCGCAAACTCGAAGACGAACGCAAAGCCGATCTCGACCAAGCGAAAGCCATTGAATTGATGCTCGCGCAACCCTCGATGATCAAGCGCCCCGTGCTTGATCTCGGTGACAAAACCCTGATTGGCTTCAAGCCAGATAGTTATTCGGCGGCCCTCAAGTAG
- a CDS encoding aminotransferase class V-fold PLP-dependent enzyme: MLVPSPWRADFPAIATLQRQDQTYLDNAATTQKPQALLDAISHYYANGAANVHRAQHLPGAHATQAFEDSRNKVAQWLNVGDEGQIIFTHGATSALNLLAYGLEHLFNPGDEIVISALEHHANLLPWQQLAKRRELALVVLPLNDDGLIDLQAAAQLIGPRTRLLAVSQLSNVLGAWQPLPQLLALAKAHDALTVVDGAQGIVHGRHDVQAMACDFYVFSSHKLYGPDGVGVLYGRTEALHHLRHWQFGGEMVQQADYQSASFRPAPLGFEAGTPPIASVIGLGATLDYLSSLDQQAVTAHEAALHDYLLRGLQARNGVRLLGSPHVALASFVVDGVHNADLAHLLTEQGIAVRAGHHCAMPLLKQMGLSGAIRVSLALYNDSDDLERFFEALDQALDMLR; this comes from the coding sequence ATGCTTGTGCCCTCTCCCTGGCGCGCCGATTTTCCGGCCATCGCCACCCTGCAACGGCAAGACCAGACCTACTTGGACAACGCCGCCACCACGCAAAAACCTCAAGCCCTGTTGGACGCCATCAGCCATTACTACGCCAATGGCGCAGCCAATGTGCACCGTGCCCAGCATTTGCCGGGCGCCCATGCAACCCAGGCGTTCGAGGACAGTCGCAACAAGGTGGCGCAGTGGCTGAACGTCGGTGACGAGGGGCAAATCATCTTCACCCACGGCGCGACATCGGCGCTGAACCTCCTGGCATATGGCCTTGAGCACCTATTCAACCCGGGCGACGAGATTGTCATCAGCGCCCTGGAACACCACGCCAACCTGCTGCCGTGGCAGCAACTGGCCAAACGTCGCGAGCTGGCGTTGGTGGTACTGCCGCTTAACGATGACGGCTTGATCGACCTGCAAGCCGCCGCCCAACTGATCGGCCCGCGCACCCGCCTGCTGGCGGTGAGCCAACTGTCCAACGTGCTAGGTGCCTGGCAGCCGTTGCCGCAATTGCTGGCGCTGGCCAAGGCCCACGACGCACTGACGGTGGTCGATGGCGCCCAGGGCATCGTCCATGGTCGCCACGACGTGCAGGCCATGGCCTGCGACTTCTACGTGTTTTCCAGCCACAAGCTCTACGGTCCGGATGGCGTCGGCGTGCTTTACGGTCGCACCGAAGCCCTGCATCACCTGCGCCATTGGCAGTTTGGCGGCGAGATGGTGCAGCAGGCTGACTACCAAAGCGCCAGCTTCCGCCCGGCGCCCCTCGGGTTCGAAGCCGGTACACCACCGATCGCCAGCGTGATCGGCCTGGGCGCAACCCTGGATTACCTGAGTTCCCTGGACCAGCAGGCGGTGACGGCCCACGAAGCCGCCCTGCACGACTACCTGCTGCGTGGCCTGCAGGCCCGCAACGGCGTGCGCCTGCTGGGTTCGCCGCACGTGGCCCTGGCCAGCTTTGTGGTGGACGGCGTGCACAACGCCGACCTCGCCCACTTGCTGACCGAACAAGGGATTGCGGTGCGCGCCGGCCATCATTGTGCGATGCCGCTGCTCAAGCAGATGGGATTGTCGGGGGCGATTCGGGTGTCACTGGCGCTGTACAACGACTCCGATGACCTGGAGCGCTTTTTTGAAGCGCTGGATCAAGCCCTGGATATGTTGCGATGA
- the dapD gene encoding 2,3,4,5-tetrahydropyridine-2,6-dicarboxylate N-succinyltransferase, translated as MSNSLFSLGFGVGTQNRQGAWLEVFYAQPLLNPSAEIIAAITPILGYTEGNQAITFTVTQALQLADALKGVDAAQAALLSRLAESHTPLVATLLAEDAALTSTPEAYLKLHLLSHRLVKPHGLNLAGVFPQLPNVAWTSQGAIDIAELAERQLEARLRGELLEVFSVDKFPKMTDYVVPSGVRIADAARIRLGAYVGEGTTVMHEGFVNFNAGTEGPGMIEGRVSAGVFVGKGSDLGGGCSTMGTLSGGGNIVIKVGEGCLIGANAGIGIPLGDRNTVESGLYVTAGTKVALLDEANQLVKVVKARELAGQPDLLFRRNSETGAVECKTHKSAIELNAALHAHN; from the coding sequence ATGTCCAATTCCCTGTTCAGCCTGGGCTTCGGCGTCGGCACTCAGAACCGCCAAGGTGCTTGGCTGGAAGTGTTTTACGCACAACCGCTGCTCAATCCATCGGCTGAAATCATCGCTGCCATCACCCCGATCCTCGGTTACACCGAAGGCAACCAGGCGATCACTTTCACCGTTACCCAGGCCCTGCAACTGGCTGACGCGCTCAAAGGCGTCGACGCCGCCCAAGCCGCCCTGTTGAGCCGCCTGGCTGAAAGCCACACGCCGCTGGTCGCCACCCTGCTGGCCGAAGACGCCGCACTGACTTCCACCCCTGAGGCCTACCTCAAGCTGCACCTGCTGTCCCATCGCCTGGTCAAGCCCCACGGCCTGAACCTGGCCGGTGTGTTCCCGCAGTTGCCGAACGTGGCCTGGACCAGCCAGGGCGCAATCGACATCGCCGAGCTGGCCGAGCGTCAGCTGGAAGCGCGCCTGCGTGGCGAGTTGCTGGAAGTGTTCTCGGTGGACAAGTTCCCGAAAATGACCGACTACGTGGTGCCGAGCGGCGTGCGTATCGCTGATGCCGCGCGCATCCGCCTGGGCGCCTACGTGGGCGAAGGCACCACCGTGATGCACGAAGGTTTCGTCAACTTCAACGCCGGCACCGAAGGCCCGGGCATGATCGAAGGCCGTGTGTCGGCTGGCGTATTCGTCGGCAAGGGTTCGGACCTGGGCGGCGGTTGCTCCACCATGGGCACCCTGTCGGGCGGCGGCAACATCGTGATCAAGGTCGGCGAAGGGTGCCTGATCGGCGCCAACGCCGGTATCGGTATCCCGTTGGGCGACCGCAACACCGTTGAGTCGGGCCTGTACGTGACCGCCGGCACCAAGGTTGCGCTGCTGGATGAAGCAAACCAGCTGGTCAAAGTGGTCAAGGCCCGTGAGCTGGCCGGCCAACCGGACCTGCTGTTCCGCCGCAACTCCGAGACCGGTGCCGTGGAGTGCAAAACCCACAAATCGGCCATCGAACTGAACGCAGCGCTGCACGCTCACAACTAA